A genomic stretch from Lathyrus oleraceus cultivar Zhongwan6 chromosome 2, CAAS_Psat_ZW6_1.0, whole genome shotgun sequence includes:
- the LOC127123006 gene encoding secreted RxLR effector protein 161-like, with protein sequence MEHCNACITPCEARVQLSKSDEEEDVDPTLYRSLIGSLWYLCNTRPDLAFSVGIASRFMERPKVSHLAAVKRILRYVKGTLGCGVLFPVSNTGHKCNLLGYIDSNWCGDKDDRKSTVGYIFMFGSTPISWCSKKEPVVALSSCEAEYIAASL encoded by the coding sequence ATGGAGCATTGTAATGCTTGTATTACACCTTGTGAGGCTAGAGTGCAGCTTTCCAAAAGTGATGAGGAGGAGGATGTCGATCCAACGCTTTACCGGAGCTTGATTGGATCTTTATGGTATTTGTGCAATACGCGACCGGATTTGGCTTTTAGTGTCGGTATTGCgagtagattcatggagagaCCGAAGGTGTCTCACTTGGCGGCGGTCAAGAGGATCCTTAGATATGTGAAAGGTACTCTTGGTTGCGGAGTTCTCTTTCCCGTATCGAACACAGGGCATAAGTGCAATTTACTTGGCTACATCGATTCCAATTGGTGCGGAGATAAAGATGACCGAAAATCGACGGTGGGGTACATCTTTATGTTTGGTAGTAcaccaatctcttggtgttcGAAAAAGGAACCGGTTGTAGCACTCTCTTCTTGTGAGGCCGAGTACATTGCGGCGTCGTTATAG